In one Bryobacteraceae bacterium genomic region, the following are encoded:
- the ahcY gene encoding adenosylhomocysteinase — protein sequence MGAATVDCNIKDLALADSGRRRIDWAFQSMPVLQNIRKQFIKGQPLDGVRVAASMHVTTETANLLVTLRDGGASVAIAASNPLSTQDDVAACLVRDFRISTYAIRGESKEESAANAGAVLREQPRVVMDDGSDLHALVHTNHPERLEGVIGGTEETTTALLRLRAMARDRALRYPIIAVNDSTTKHFFDNRYGTGQSTIDGVLRATNILLAGMNVVVGGYGWCGRGVATRARGLGANVIVTEVDPIKALEALMDGYRVMSMLDAAVIGDVFITVTGNKSVISKEHFEKMKSGAILCNSGHFNVEIDLEGLGRMASSRRPVRDFVEEYALRDGRRIFVLGEGRLINLASAEGHPASVMDMSFSNQALCVQHLVESQGRLEPGVYPVPEHIDREVARMKLDSMGVKIDRLTLEQERYLGSWPEQ from the coding sequence ATGGGAGCGGCCACGGTCGACTGCAACATCAAGGATCTGGCGCTCGCCGACAGCGGCAGACGGCGCATCGACTGGGCTTTCCAGTCGATGCCCGTATTACAGAACATCCGGAAGCAGTTCATCAAAGGTCAGCCGCTCGACGGCGTGCGTGTGGCGGCGTCGATGCATGTCACCACCGAAACAGCCAACCTTCTGGTAACGCTCCGCGACGGCGGCGCCTCGGTCGCCATCGCCGCCTCGAACCCGCTCTCGACGCAGGATGACGTCGCCGCCTGCCTCGTCCGCGACTTTCGCATTTCGACCTATGCCATCCGCGGCGAGAGCAAAGAAGAATCCGCCGCGAACGCCGGCGCGGTGCTCCGGGAACAGCCGCGGGTTGTGATGGACGACGGCAGCGACCTGCACGCGCTCGTTCACACGAATCATCCGGAGCGGCTGGAAGGCGTCATTGGCGGCACCGAAGAGACCACCACGGCGCTGCTCCGCCTGCGCGCGATGGCCCGCGACCGCGCGCTCCGCTACCCGATCATCGCCGTCAATGACTCGACCACGAAGCATTTCTTCGACAATCGGTATGGCACCGGCCAGTCGACCATCGACGGCGTGTTGCGCGCCACCAACATCCTGCTCGCGGGCATGAATGTCGTCGTCGGCGGCTACGGCTGGTGCGGCCGCGGCGTGGCCACGCGGGCGCGCGGTCTCGGCGCCAACGTCATCGTCACCGAAGTCGACCCGATCAAGGCGCTCGAGGCGCTGATGGACGGCTACCGCGTGATGTCGATGCTCGACGCCGCCGTGATCGGCGACGTATTCATCACCGTCACCGGCAACAAGAGCGTGATCTCGAAGGAACATTTCGAGAAAATGAAAAGCGGTGCGATCTTGTGCAACTCCGGGCACTTCAACGTAGAGATCGATCTCGAGGGACTCGGCCGGATGGCGTCTTCCCGGCGACCCGTGCGCGATTTCGTCGAAGAGTACGCTCTCCGCGACGGACGCCGCATCTTCGTGCTCGGCGAGGGCCGTCTGATCAATCTCGCTTCCGCCGAAGGCCATCCGGCTTCGGTGATGGACATGAGCTTCTCCAATCAAGCTCTCTGCGTGCAGCATCTCGTCGAGAGCCAGGGCCGGCTCGAACCGGGCGTCTACCCGGTTCCGGAGCACATCGACCGCGAAGTGGCCCGCATGAAGCTTGACTCGATGGGCGTCAAGATCGATCGTCTGACGCTCGAACAGGAACGATATCTCGGCAGTTGGCCGGAACAATAG
- the metK gene encoding methionine adenosyltransferase, translating into MRHIFTSESVTEGHPDKISDQISDAVLDEVLRQDPRSRVACETLVTTGLCVVAGEITTRAKLDIKTLARQVICDIGYDDATYGFDGHTCGIIDAVQTQSPDIAMGVDTGGAGDQGLMFGYACNETPELMPLPIMLAHKLVRRLSDVRRNGKLKWLRPDGKSQVSVEYAGGVPKRIDAVVVSTQHAEMDIEALRREVRKHVIDPVVPKRMVDGDTKYHINPTGRFVIGGPHGDTGLTGRKIIVDTYGGMGRHGGGAFSGKDPTKVDRSACYMARHLAKNVVAAGLAARCEVQLAYAIGVAEPVSVHVDTFGTGTVEDATIVGLLRKTFPLTPKGMIDYLKLRRPVYRATAAFGHFGRTEKTFTWEATNKAAALRKAAR; encoded by the coding sequence ATGCGCCATATTTTTACGTCGGAATCGGTGACCGAAGGGCACCCCGACAAGATCTCCGACCAGATTTCTGACGCCGTGCTCGACGAGGTCCTCCGGCAGGACCCGCGCAGCCGCGTCGCCTGTGAAACCCTTGTCACCACGGGCCTCTGCGTCGTCGCCGGCGAGATCACCACTCGAGCCAAGCTCGACATCAAGACCCTCGCCCGGCAGGTGATCTGCGATATCGGCTACGACGACGCCACCTATGGCTTCGACGGTCACACGTGCGGCATCATCGACGCCGTGCAGACCCAGTCCCCCGACATCGCCATGGGCGTCGATACCGGCGGCGCAGGCGACCAGGGGCTCATGTTCGGCTACGCCTGCAATGAGACTCCTGAACTCATGCCGCTGCCGATCATGCTTGCCCACAAGCTGGTCCGGCGGCTGAGCGATGTCCGCCGCAACGGCAAGCTCAAGTGGCTTCGCCCCGATGGCAAGAGCCAGGTCAGCGTGGAGTACGCCGGCGGCGTTCCCAAGCGCATCGACGCCGTGGTTGTCTCCACCCAGCACGCGGAGATGGATATCGAGGCGCTGCGCCGCGAAGTCCGCAAGCACGTCATTGACCCCGTTGTGCCGAAGCGCATGGTCGACGGCGACACCAAGTACCACATCAATCCCACCGGCCGCTTCGTGATCGGTGGTCCCCACGGCGACACCGGCCTCACCGGACGCAAGATCATCGTCGATACCTACGGCGGAATGGGCCGTCACGGCGGCGGCGCTTTCTCCGGCAAGGACCCGACAAAGGTGGACCGCTCAGCCTGCTACATGGCGCGCCATCTCGCGAAGAACGTCGTGGCGGCCGGCCTCGCCGCGCGCTGCGAAGTGCAGCTTGCCTACGCGATCGGCGTCGCCGAGCCCGTTTCCGTTCACGTCGACACCTTCGGCACTGGAACGGTCGAAGACGCGACGATCGTCGGGCTTCTCCGGAAGACATTTCCTCTCACGCCCAAGGGCATGATCGACTACCTCAAGCTGCGGCGCCCTGTCTACCGCGCCACGGCGGCATTCGGCCACTTCGGCCGGACCGAGAAGACCTTCACCTGGGAAGCCACCAACAAGGCGGCGGCGCTGCGCAAAGCAGCCCGCTGA
- the tig gene encoding trigger factor produces MAEETATCKRTLDFSIPFTDVEAEADLVVGKLQQKVKLPGFRPGKIPPSVIRKRFEGEVYNEALQSLIPKVFNERAQQDQLSVVGTPDIKNVHFHKDKPLTFTAEFEIAPEFELGDYTGIEVGYQEPSVTDEDVEKRIAGIREQKAEYVNIDPRPAEDGDYAVVAMKSTAGVEGKPVENDEMILHIGDPETMPAFSESLRGLSPGEETDVTLDYPEDYAHEQLAGRTVTFHLQLNALRKKELPELNDDFAQDVGDFKDLDELNVEVRKTLLREAEQVAQSAAKNDLVEALVEVHDFPVPEAYVNRQIEMNLESRLRELAMQGVDPRKLKIDWEELRKSQTPKATRDVRASLLLGKVAERESIGALQDEVDREVQRVARQMREPVAAVRMKLDKDGSLGRIVNRIVTEKVLNFLFEKAKKVAPELAPRRGQADDAEEADAAEE; encoded by the coding sequence ATGGCCGAAGAAACCGCGACCTGCAAACGAACTCTCGATTTTTCGATTCCTTTCACCGACGTGGAAGCCGAAGCCGACCTCGTCGTTGGAAAGCTCCAGCAGAAAGTGAAACTGCCCGGCTTTCGCCCCGGCAAGATTCCGCCCTCGGTGATCCGCAAGCGTTTCGAAGGCGAGGTCTACAACGAAGCGCTGCAGAGCCTGATTCCGAAGGTATTCAACGAGCGCGCGCAGCAGGACCAGCTTTCCGTGGTAGGCACGCCCGACATCAAGAACGTTCACTTCCACAAGGACAAGCCCCTCACTTTCACGGCCGAATTCGAGATCGCGCCGGAGTTCGAACTCGGCGACTACACCGGGATCGAAGTCGGCTACCAGGAGCCGTCGGTCACCGACGAGGACGTCGAGAAACGCATCGCGGGCATCCGCGAGCAGAAGGCCGAATACGTCAATATCGACCCTCGGCCGGCCGAGGACGGCGACTACGCGGTGGTGGCGATGAAGTCCACCGCGGGCGTCGAAGGCAAGCCGGTGGAGAACGACGAGATGATTCTCCATATCGGCGATCCGGAGACCATGCCGGCCTTCAGCGAGTCTCTCCGCGGCCTGTCGCCCGGCGAGGAGACCGACGTCACGCTCGACTATCCGGAAGACTACGCACACGAGCAACTCGCCGGCCGCACCGTGACGTTCCACCTGCAACTGAACGCGCTCCGCAAGAAGGAGCTGCCCGAACTCAACGACGACTTCGCACAGGATGTCGGAGACTTCAAGGATCTCGACGAACTCAACGTCGAGGTGCGCAAGACGCTGCTCCGCGAAGCCGAACAGGTGGCGCAGTCGGCGGCCAAGAACGACCTTGTCGAAGCCCTGGTGGAAGTTCACGACTTCCCGGTGCCCGAGGCGTACGTCAACCGCCAGATCGAGATGAATCTCGAGAGCCGGTTGCGCGAGCTCGCCATGCAGGGCGTGGACCCGCGCAAGCTCAAGATCGATTGGGAAGAACTGCGCAAGTCGCAGACTCCCAAGGCGACGCGCGACGTACGCGCTTCGCTGCTGCTCGGCAAGGTCGCCGAGCGCGAATCGATCGGGGCGCTGCAGGACGAGGTGGACCGCGAGGTGCAACGCGTGGCGCGGCAGATGCGGGAGCCGGTGGCGGCTGTCCGCATGAAGCTCGACAAGGACGGCTCGCTCGGCCGCATCGTCAACCGCATCGTGACGGAAAAGGTGCTCAACTTCCTCTTCGAGAAGGCGAAGAAGGTAGCGCCCGAACTGGCGCCTCGCCGCGGTCAGGCCGATGATGCCGAAGAGGCCGACGCGGCTGAAGAATAG
- a CDS encoding YdcF family protein has protein sequence MQVNIPILRPEREVARQFQRSLYVEGRQVDGISSAICVLGTYFDPVEGPSPRMLSRMVHAQALVEKSRTSVHLIASGGIRGTGGALVTEAQLIDAWFRDRGFEPLLREDFSAETVGNLSLTFLGLMRPLGVQNVTVVTDECHAPRVEMLAVHILKGLVNVTVSAAPWPLSPEEADRQFRGELNGMPFIERLLDEVTPGQPDEAFEWVSSNHKSHPYLGWDIAEVVAILRGRVFDYAVSTGTRKTEVERLTA, from the coding sequence TGCAGGTCAACATTCCGATACTTCGGCCGGAGCGCGAAGTGGCCCGGCAATTCCAACGTAGTCTTTATGTCGAGGGTCGTCAAGTCGACGGCATCTCCTCCGCAATCTGCGTTCTGGGAACCTATTTTGATCCAGTTGAGGGTCCCAGTCCACGAATGCTCTCGAGAATGGTCCACGCTCAGGCCCTTGTCGAGAAATCTCGCACCAGCGTGCATCTGATCGCCTCCGGCGGCATCCGCGGAACCGGCGGCGCACTGGTGACCGAAGCTCAGCTGATTGACGCCTGGTTTCGCGACCGTGGATTCGAACCGCTGCTCCGAGAGGACTTTTCCGCTGAGACAGTGGGCAACCTTTCGCTCACCTTCCTCGGCCTCATGAGGCCGCTCGGAGTGCAGAATGTGACGGTTGTCACAGATGAGTGCCATGCACCCCGGGTGGAGATGCTGGCGGTGCACATCCTGAAAGGGTTGGTAAACGTGACTGTCTCCGCGGCTCCCTGGCCGCTCTCGCCTGAGGAAGCCGACCGGCAGTTCAGGGGCGAACTCAACGGGATGCCTTTCATCGAAAGGCTCCTCGACGAGGTGACTCCCGGACAGCCGGACGAGGCCTTCGAGTGGGTATCATCTAACCACAAGTCACATCCGTACCTGGGCTGGGACATCGCGGAGGTTGTAGCGATATTGCGGGGCCGCGTCTTCGACTACGCGGTCTCCACCGGTACAAGGAAGACAGAGGTCGAGAGATTGACCGCGTAG